CTAAAGTAGATGCAGCAGCCTGGGGAGTTCCACCAGGTGGGGAGCTCGACGTTTCCGTATTCGTCGTTGTTGCCGTAGCCCCTGTTGCTGTTCCTACAGCTGCCTGTGTTTCCGCCACCTCAGAGTCGTCCTCAACTCTACGTTTGCGTCGTTCGCTGCGGACGGAATCTGTGGCTGATCGCCTTCGGCGTTGCGGTACAAACATGGTGGCAGCGGGGGCCTCCGGACGTCGACGGCGCAGATGAGTCTGGAGCCGCTGCACCAGACGATTCCGATGTGGTTGTTGAGGGGCACCGCTGGGGTTAGACGACGACgtcgagtcacgtgacgatGACTGGCCCATGAGCGATTTATGTGGCTTGCTGGTGGCGAAAGTGGGGGTATCTGTGTGACGACGTTGTTGGGGGGCGTCGTTGTATGTGCTGGGTTTATCTTGTGCTCAACCTGCTGCGAAACCTCTCAAAATTTGCAGTGTTGTGAGCCTTGTTGTGCTGAGGCAGATAGGACCAGAATGTCGTCTGTGAGTGTGACCTGTATTAGAGATGGAGGGGTTACAGGGAGACGACAGGCGTGGTGCGGTGTTTCAGCGGTCCCCAAATCGGCTTGGGCAGAGTTGAAAGGTAAGAATGTAGGGCCCCGCTGGCGCAAGACAGAGACGAGGGGTGATTCTgacgaaaaaaacaaccgGCTTTAGGGCTCCTGGGGTGTCACTTGGAAGAAACCGATGTTGCTGCGTATCCGAACTCTATGATTCATCCAGAGCAGATAGGAGATAGGCTGCATGTGGGGAGCAAGTGACGTCTGCTTGGGGTTATTTGGGGATAAGGGGTGGGTGGCTACATACGTAAGATGTGGGTCTCCATAAGACGAGCACAGCTACTGTATTTTTAGAGCTGTTTATCACCTACTGGTTGTTATGACGCGAGGGGGAGGGGAGTGTTTCAACGTCCAGCTATATACAGTAACCGTAACGTAATGTGCCTGTGAGTGTGCATTCTGACAAGATCCTGTTGTTAAACATTACCATCATTATTGTACGTGTGATCAAAACGGTCTACTTGTTGGGAGGATACCTCACAGTAAGAGTGTCCTGTAATTATGTAACCTACAGCGAGTGACCTGCAGAGTGTGTGACAGATTTGGGGTTCCCAAAAATAGCTTGTTGCAGAGGAATTGATTTGTGTGCAGGGAATCAGTGATTCCTGGCGGTAGGCTATCGAAATAGGTAAGGGTAGCTACTTGTGGGGCGGGGGTAGACACTGGGGGCGACAGCTGAAACGTGAAAAGTCGGCTTAGCTTACAAGCACAATCGTCCCCCTGACTTTGTATTTATTGTCCGCGTAAcagtaaaaaaataataaaaaaaaatattgcCGATATTACTAGACGATAGGCGGTAGTCGTATTATGTACGATGAAACGGTTACCTAGCCAAGATATTTGAAGATGTATTTTCTGTGTATACCTTCATACCCAATCTATCCCCCTTCCCCAGCCATACTACAAGTGTCGTAGTcgtgctcctccttccacatGTTGTTCGACTTTTCAGTCGTCACGTAATCCCCACTTAAACCTTCATGCAGGACCATATCATGGCCAGCAGTTTTTCAAAGACGAAACGACAGAACACACACGCAACGACACGACGGACAACATGTCGCAAACTCCTCTGCCGTGTCGGTACAAAACGGCCAAGACGCTCGGCCAGGGCACGTACTCGGTCGTGAAGGAGGCCATGCATATCGAGACGGGCCAATACTACGCGGCCAAGGtgatcaacaagaagctcatgAGCGGACGCGAGCACATGGTGCGCAACGAAATCGTGGTGCTCAAGCGGGTCTCGCAGGGCCACAAGAACATCCTGACGCTCGTCGACTACTTTGAAACCACAAACAACCTCTATCTGGTCACGGATCTGGCTCGAGGCGgcgagctgtttgagcgCATATGTTCTAAGGGCGCCTACTACGAGTCGGACGCCGTGGAAATCGTCAAAAACACACTGTCGGGCGTCGCGTACCTGCACAGCCACGGCATTGTGCACCGGGACCTCAAGCCCGAAAATCTGCTGTTCCGAACGGCTGCAGAGGACTCAGACCTGCTCATCGCAGACTTTGGACTCAGCCGTATCATCGATGAGGAGCGGTTCCGAACGCTCAAAACCACCTGCGGTACACCGGGTTACATGGCGCCGGAAATCTTCACAAAGGCCGGCCACGGCAAACCCGTAGACATGTGGGCACTGGGAGTCATCACCTACTTTTTGCTGTGTGGATACACGCCGTTCGACAGGGACTCGTCGGCGGAGGAGATGCAGGCGATTCTGGCTGGAGACTACGCCTTTGAGCCTGAGGAGTACTGGCAGGATGTGTCTGAGGAAGCCCGAGACTTCGTTAACAAGTGTCTGTGCGTGGACTCAGACAAGCGTATCACAGCCACCGAGGCCCAGGAACACCCCTTTCTGACACGGGATCTTAGCAAGGTCGCCGAGAACGAGACCAACCTGTTGCCCCACGTCAAGAGCAACATTTCACTGCGTCGTTTGACTGGCGCCATGTCTGGAACATCCCTCTCAGAGCAGAACAAAGCCATCTCGCGACTCAAGGAGTCGGAGAGCATGGATGGCGCATACTGCTTCTCGCCTGAAAACAACAAGCCTGGCGTCACGCCTACAGGGTCTGTTGGAGTCAAGAGCCAGCGAGCTGAGTTGGCCGAACTGGGTCTCAAGCCTCTTACTAAGATGCAATGAAGAATggcaaggaggagggcttGGATATGGAGCATTCTAACTGTGAACGAGGGATAGTCGGCGTGGTCTACTTAGATGTAATATCGCAATAGATAGAGCGATTTCGTGTCCGCGTGTAGTTTCTGTACGTGCTTGgatacagtagctactgtacgagtagttaCTAATATGAtagttacaagtagttaTTGTCCAGTATGTGGCATAGCTATTCTGTACAAGTTCCCTCTCTTTGTTCTGTTTGACCATTTCAACGTCCCCAAGACCGCGGGGTTTCCCGACCATCCATATCGAGGCCATGAAACCATCACGtacattctcaagggcaaACTGGCCCATGAGGACTTTACTGGTGTCCAGAAAGCCCTGTTGCCTGGAGACCTGCAGTTCATGAGGTATGAAGaggagtacatacagtaatgCATGCTGAGATGCCTTAGGAAGACAACACCCAGGAGATCCAGTTGTGGGTCGATTTCCCAGAGAAACATTCCGCCAAAGCCGTATACGACAGTGCGTGGACGATTTTGGACGAAAGTATAGAACTTCAGCAACTTCCGTTATTGGACACGATCTGTGGCCAATTTCATCCGGGTGACGGCGTATGCGTGTGGTGAACTtgtcgtacaagtacaagtactttaGCTACAAAACACAGTTCGTCGAACATCACGATCTTGTCTGAGAGAGAGATTCTTGATTCAaatatgtactgtacttgttctcGTACCTTGTATATAAgagtgtacagtagctactggtacatacctgtatgtacatactgtagtatcACCGTGTGTTAATAAATGTACTGAGATGTATAAGAGCAGCTCTTAGGAGAAAGTGTAGGTTGTGGGGGTGGGGTATCATGTGAtaaaaacaacaacaataaTAATATCAGTCATGCTAATTAATTCACCCCTGTGTCCTTGTCAGCGCCGAGCCTAGATGGACCTCGGATCTTCCATGCCTCGTCGTATTAGATTATAATAATCATCCCTGTGTTATCGTCCCCGTATGCCGTGCCGTAAGATTACGTCGGCATAAACATCGATGTTCCATCTACCGAATACACGGAATCATGGATTGCTACAGCGTGACATTGAGGTAGtggagctacagtaagAGTTCCAATAGCCACTTACTCAGGTTTGCcctactactgtacagtaagtatAAACTTGCACCAAAATTATTGTAAATATCCTTCTCGGGACAGTTTGTTAGTCCGATCTTGATTGATTGTGAATCGCCAGCCAAGATCACGATCTACTGGACCGGTAGGGTTTGGATTTAGAGCCTCTTTGTCCAGTGGAAATAGCGTCTCCGATTGGCTAGAGGGTGGCGCATCAAAGCTATTGTCTAAGGCCATCTGCAGCTATCATGTCCAAGAAACAGACCACTCTTCAGATGAATAGAACGGTGCGATTGTCGGTCCGAACATGCACCTTTTTGGCTCGGGTGTCGTTTTCGTCTTCTCATGTGCAGTCGGAGATTCGAATTGGCCTGACGTGTTCTATGCGCGGCTACCAAGCTGAGACACAACGTCTCGGGTGGTGAGTCGCTGACATTTGACACATGTCTTCCCGCGCTGTACGTGGCGTGGCCGCTGCTACCTACATGGCCTCGGACAACGCCGTTTGGCTTGCAATTTCAAGGTTCGAATCCATTGTCAGCCGAGCCTTGTTCAGGTGGGGGACGACAGACAAGAGGCACATATATTGCGAGAGACACTGAGTCTAACATTCCTGTCAGTGCTGTGCTGTGCCCCTCTCTGCTTGTTAGGGATGATTATGCCTTAACGTTCGGACTGAGTGTAAGGGCAAAAAGGTACCCCATCTCCGTGGAGTCCGAGTGAGGCGTGAAAAATGACACCactactacttgtagattcgGAAGGGAGCCCCAGGTCGTATCTGGATTGCCCACCAAAGCCGCCTAGCTTCGTAGACCCCCGCACTCATCTGCTTGGTCTATGTCTGAAGGCCCTTCAAGGGCCGCCTGAAACAGTTAGTGCCCATTAAGCTTCTCTGGGCCGAGGCTTGTGTGAGAGAGGACTCGCAGTGTGCGCATTGACCTACTCTTGATGACGATGAGAGTGCATGCGTGCAAGTCGTTGTTTAGGGACTATTGTGGGGGAGGAGAACATCAATACAAGGCTGCTAATACACGGTGAGAAGCCGTCGGTTTGTCGGCGACCCAATACCCGGTTTCGGCCCGTCGTTCCGTCGTCCCTCATCTCCTGTTCCTGACGGCCTGCCCCATAGGCTTTCTTACTTGGCCTATCTCACACACCCTTTTCCTATTAACTATAGCTAAAAAAGTATAGCTCTTGTAGTATACAGCAGCTCATGAGAGCCTGCCGGGTGGTAACTAAAAAATCCCGTGGTTGGAAAAAGAAGCACTAGCGGTAGACCCGTTTGCTCACATACACTGACCCCTCTAATCCGCCGCTTGCCGCCCccttgaaaaaaaaaacaacacacTCGCTCGCACGCACACGCACACGCACACGCACACGCACTCACTTCATCacttgtacgtacagtaccccGTAAACCATTGGGGTTTTAGCTCGGCATGCATTCTTAAACAGAAAGATTGAACATCTTCTCAGCTTGCCAACGCCATGAAACGAACTCGAGTGGTCAAGGAACGCACCAAGATGGGGTGTGCGACCTGCCGCAAACGGCGGGGCAAGTGCGACGAAACTCGGCCCGTTTGCTCCAACTGCAAGCGAGGCGAGCGCCAATGCGACTACTCGACCCGATTCGACTTTAAGCAGACGGCACTGGCCGAATTTGGCGAGTTCGAAAACCAGCAGAGCCAGATATCCAAGGGCTACAAGGTCGGGTTGCAACGAGATGTAACGCAGAACGTGTTCAACGCCCGTCTGGTGGAGACGGAAGACACCGAAGGGACCATGGTGCCAGGAGAACAGGTCTTCAAGGTGGTCAGCGCGGatcaccagcaacaactACCACAACAGGAACAAGGTCAACGACAGGAGCTTCAATATGAACAGCAAGGCCAGCAACACATACAATctacatcaccacaaaTACAAATCAAACCGGAGCCAGAGGAACATGCATTCAAGGTCCCTTCTTATACGGACAAGTCGGAGCTCCGGTTTCCGCCAGCAGCTCTGGCGTCAACAGGCCAGCTCCCCAGAGACGGCTCAGCACCTAACCCGGATTCCGCATTGCTGCCCCCTCAGCAGCTGCCGGAGGCgctggagaaggctgcAGCTGCCTGTGTGCCCCCACTGACGCAGTCGCATCTCACTCTCCTGCATCGATTCGTGGCCCACCTCGGACATGAAATCCCCATGCATATGCGCCTTAGCGGTGAACCCAACAGTCTGCTCGACGGAGTTACTCCCGCATCATACTGGACTCACGATGTGCCCCAGATGGCCTTCTCTCAGGGCTATCTTATGAGTGCCATCTTGGCGTACTCGTCAGTGTGTCAGTTTCCATTGTCAGAGGCTGCAAAGAGAAGCGGAATGTTCTACTACCAGCAAGCCATTGAAGGGCTGGCGCAGGAAATCAAGGCTAGACCAGATAGCATCAATGTAGCCGCTTGTGTGTCGTGTTGCGTGCTCCTGACATGCTACGAAACGTACTGGGGCGATCTATCCAACTGGTACAAGCACATGACGGGTTTGGGAGACTTTGCAAAGCTCATGGGAGCCATTCCGGGAAGCTGGCAGCAACTCGATCTGCAATATACGGTGATTCGGTTCGAGTTTTACCAGAGCATGCTGGGAGGAGTCGAGGGCAGATTGGGCCCTGAATACTGGCTAGGTATCCCGTCGAGGGAGGGTAACCCTGCACTGACAGCCGGCGACGACATTTCGCGGTTGCTAATGCAAATCACGGGGTTTGTGGCTAAACAAAACGACTTGCGTTCATCCATGGTCATCTTCGAGGGCGCGGAGGAGGTATGGAAGTCCCTAAAGAGCGACTTGGAGCATTTGGAGGTCAAATGGGAGCATGTTCTGCGTCCTGTGCGTCAATCTCAGGGGATGTTTGGTGAGTATATTGAACATTCGTGTGAGGATGCCATGGTGGCTGCCATCCATATGCTGTTAGCCAATGTGATCCTGATCAGAAACCATCCACACGTCGGCACCAACCGTCTCTTCTACTTCAATCTCACGGCCGACAAGACAAAGGGGTACGTTACAGAGATGCTGTATCGACTGCCGGTTGATATCAAAGACTGGCTCTTCACCAACGGAGATAGCATCTCTCTGGACTTAACCGATATCACGTCTGTGGGTTCCAACATGGCTCGGTTGCAGAATGTGACTCGAAAGGTGAATCGTATGTCCTCTTCCGCCTTCGAGCGGCGTCACTCCACCGAAATGAGTCCCTCCAGCAGCGGCTCTTCCCCCTCGTCAATTTCGTCCCCAACATGTTCGTCTCCCGCGTCGTCAACTGCTGGTTCTACTGGAGTGTACAAGCGTGGACGGCGTATCAAGCTCCTGACCGTAGCTGTTGCTACCTTCTATGCTGCTGTTCAGATCCAGGATGCACACACACGGGACCTGGTGACTCGATGGTTCACAGAGGTGGCCAACGCGACCACTTGCTATTCCATCATCTGGTTTATCACAGGTTTGTCCGAGGCGTGGGAACGGACTGTAGAGACGGAGTATCAGAAGTCGCTGGCCAACTACCTGCAGCAAATCAATTATGACGGTGCAGGGAACCTGTCACGTCTGGATGAAGTGCATGCCAAGATTCGGCTAGCTCAGGGCGTGTTGGGCGATATGGCCAGTATTCTCAGCGAAGACCATAAGAAACTGCTGGCCAAGAGTGAAGATTGAAAGAAAAGTTAGGGGCGTGGGAAATAAGCCAAGAGGAGAGTTACCTCGGGACCATTTCCAGTTTGCAACATTCATGCATGGCAGATCTCGGAGAAAAagcagctacttgtacttttatCAACACGTCGGAGATTTGGGGGTGACGATAGTTATCCGAGGGACGCGACACGACATTGAGAGCAGCCTTTGCATCTCAGGACGGATTTCTAGACAGCCGGCAATGACGACGGCGGCAATGTTGACGAAGAGACTTCCCTCAGCACGCGAAAAACAAAGCTAGTCTTCCGGGGTTAGTGGAGATAAATGTCCTTCCGCTTCTCTGCAGCCCAAAC
This genomic interval from Yarrowia lipolytica chromosome 1E, complete sequence contains the following:
- a CDS encoding uncharacterized protein (Compare to YALI0E31383g, weakly similar to KLLA0A04169g Kluyveromyces lactis IPF 8725.1); the encoded protein is MKRTRVVKERTKMGCATCRKRRGKCDETRPVCSNCKRGERQCDYSTRFDFKQTALAEFGEFENQQSQISKGYKVGLQRDVTQNVFNARLVETEDTEGTMVPGEQVFKVVSADHQQQLPQQEQGQRQELQYEQQGQQHIQSTSPQIQIKPEPEEHAFKVPSYTDKSELRFPPAALASTGQLPRDGSAPNPDSALLPPQQLPEALEKAAAACVPPLTQSHLTLLHRFVAHLGHEIPMHMRLSGEPNSLLDGVTPASYWTHDVPQMAFSQGYLMSAILAYSSVCQFPLSEAAKRSGMFYYQQAIEGLAQEIKARPDSINVAACVSCCVLLTCYETYWGDLSNWYKHMTGLGDFAKLMGAIPGSWQQLDLQYTVIRFEFYQSMLGGVEGRLGPEYWLGIPSREGNPALTAGDDISRLLMQITGFVAKQNDLRSSMVIFEGAEEVWKSLKSDLEHLEVKWEHVLRPVRQSQGMFGEYIEHSCEDAMVAAIHMLLANVILIRNHPHVGTNRLFYFNLTADKTKGYVTEMLYRLPVDIKDWLFTNGDSISLDLTDITSVGSNMARLQNVTRKVNRMSSSAFERRHSTEMSPSSSGSSPSSISSPTCSSPASSTAGSTGVYKRGRRIKLLTVAVATFYAAVQIQDAHTRDLVTRWFTEVANATTCYSIIWFITGLSEAWERTVETEYQKSLANYLQQINYDGAGNLSRLDEVHAKIRLAQGVLGDMASILSEDHKKLLAKSED
- a CDS encoding uncharacterized protein (Compare to YALI0E31361g, similar to uniprot|Q9HF33 Arthrobotrys dactyloides Calmodulin-binding protein kinase); amino-acid sequence: MSQTPLPCRYKTAKTLGQGTYSVVKEAMHIETGQYYAAKVINKKLMSGREHMVRNEIVVLKRVSQGHKNILTLVDYFETTNNLYLVTDLARGGELFERICSKGAYYESDAVEIVKNTLSGVAYLHSHGIVHRDLKPENLLFRTAAEDSDLLIADFGLSRIIDEERFRTLKTTCGTPGYMAPEIFTKAGHGKPVDMWALGVITYFLLCGYTPFDRDSSAEEMQAILAGDYAFEPEEYWQDVSEEARDFVNKCLCVDSDKRITATEAQEHPFLTRDLSKVAENETNLLPHVKSNISLRRLTGAMSGTSLSEQNKAISRLKESESMDGAYCFSPENNKPGVTPTGSVGVKSQRAELAELGLKPLTKMQ